The genome window TGAGAAGATCCACGGCAGCAGGTCCCGTATCCGGCCAAGCCGAGGTGACGGCCGAGTGGGCTGAGTGCGCTGGCCCTCACCAGCCCGCACTCCGGTCGGTCCGACGGTTGACCCGGTCGTCCGGCTCTTGTGCAAGTCAGCCGTCGCCGAAGCCACGCCCGGTAGGTCGCCGTGTAGCCGTTCGCTAACACCGGCTGCAGCGCGGGGACGAGCCTCCTCGACGTCCCAGGAGGCTTCGTCCCTGCTAGGTGGCGGTGCCGTGGCCTTGTATGGTCGATATGGTCGACGAGAACGAGCGTATCGTGATGCGGTGGCCCGCCTACGAGGGCGGTACGCAGACCACGGTCGAATGGACCTTCACACCTCGCTCCCACGACACCACCTTCGTCACCGTCACCAACACCGGCTTCAGCGGCGACCAAGAGTCGACCGCAAAGCAGGCCATCGCCGCGACCGAAGGCTTCACGCTCGTGCTCGCTGGAATGTAGGCGCTACTCGAGCACGACCTCGAGCTCAATCTCATCGGCGACCGCTTCCCAGAGGGTGTCGAACACTAAGAGCGTGTTCCGACCTTCGGGCGGCTCTACTGCTCGGCATGCTTACGGACAGCGGGTGAAGGCTGCCAACCGACGCCGAACACTGGCGTTGGCTAGCCGCCCAGCCAGGGGCGCCTCCGGCTCCGGGCGAGCCCGTGATCGCAATGCCTAGCGGCGTCGCGGTCAGCATGCGCGGCGGCATGTCCTGGCACGAGTCTTCTTCAGTACAAGCCAACCAAGCACGCGCAGCCGTCATGGTCTGGGGTATTCGCCTTGGCACACTCTAGGCTGCTGACGCTGCTCGCCCCCGCCCCCGCCTGGTCGTGGCGATCACCCGATCCCCAAGGCGGGGATGGCCGGCGGGTGCCGGTTGCCGCACTGCCGGCCATCCCCAGACCGGCTACTTCTGCAGCTGCCCGCGGACGGCACCCGCCGGGAACTCGGC of Actinomycetota bacterium contains these proteins:
- a CDS encoding SRPBCC domain-containing protein — its product is MVDENERIVMRWPAYEGGTQTTVEWTFTPRSHDTTFVTVTNTGFSGDQESTAKQAIAATEGFTLVLAGM